A window of Macrotis lagotis isolate mMagLag1 chromosome X, bilby.v1.9.chrom.fasta, whole genome shotgun sequence contains these coding sequences:
- the KEAP1 gene encoding kelch-like ECH-associated protein 1 yields the protein MQPVSGHSRGVPCAHSLPLLSNRPGGAGDAVMYATECKAEVTPSQHGNRTFSYTLEDHTKQAFGIMNELRLSQQLCDVTLQVKYEDAPAAQFMAHKVVLASSSPVFKAMFTNGLREQGMEVVSIEGIHPKVMERLIEFAYTASISMGEKCVLHVMNGAVMYQIDSVVRACSDFLVQQLDPSNAIGIANFAEQIGCAELHQRAREYIYMHFGEVAKQEEFFNLSHCQLATLISRDELNVRCESEVFHACINWVKYDCEHRRFYIQALLRAVRCHSLTPHFLQMQLQKCEILQSDSRCKDYLVKIFQDLTLHKPTQVMPCRAPKVGQLIYTAGGYFRQSLSYLEAYNPCDGTWLRLADLQVPRSGLAGCVVGGLLYAVGGRNNSPDGNTDSNALDCYNPMTNQWSPCAPMSVPRNRIGVGVIDGLIYAVGGSHGCIHHNSVERYEPERDEWHLVAPMLTQRIGVGVAVLNRLLYAVGGFDGTNRLNSAECYYPERNEWRMIAPMNTIRSGAGVCALNNCIYATGGYDGTDQLNSMERYDVETETWTFVAPMKHRRSALGVTVHQGKIYVLGGYDGHTFLDSVECYDPATDTWSEVTHMTSGRSGVGVAVTMEPCRKQIDQQNCTC from the exons ATGCAGCCAGTGTCTGGGCATAGCAGGGGTGTTCCCTGTGCCCATTCTCTCCCCCTCCTGTCCAATCGCCCTGGGGGGGCTGGCGATGCGGTGATGTATGCCACGGAATGCAAGGCGGAGGTGACACCCTCCCAGCATGGCAACCGGACCTTCAGCTACACCTTAGAGGACCACACCAAACAGGCCTTTGGCATCATGAATGAGCTTCGGCTCAGCCAGCAGCTATGTGATGTGACTCTGCAGGTCAAGTACGAGGATGCGCCTGCTGCCCAATTTATGGCGCACAAGGTGGTACTGGCCTCCTCCAGCCCAGTTTTCAAGGCCATGTTCACCAATGGGTTGCGGGAGCAGGGCATGGAAGTGGTCTCCATTGAGGGCATCCACCCCAAAGTGATGGAACGACTCATAGAGTTTGCCTACACTGCCTCCATCTCCATGGGGGAGAAATGTGTGCTACATGTGATGAATGGGGCTGTCATGTACCAGATTGACAGTGTAGTGCGGGCCTGCAGTGATTTTTTGGTGCAGCAGCTGGACCCCAGTAATGCCATTGGCATTGCCAACTTTGCTGAGCAAATTGGCTGTGCTGAACTCCATCAACGAGCCCGGGAGTACATCTACATGCACTTTGGGGAG GTAGCAAAGCAGGAGGAATTCTTTAACCTGTCCCACTGCCAGCTGGCTACACTTATCAGCCGGGATGAGCTCAACGTGCGCTGTGAGTCCGAGGTCTTCCATGCCTGCATCAATTGGGTCAAATATGACTGCGAGCATCGCCGCTTCTACATTCAGGCCCTTCTTCGTGCTGTCCGTTGCCATTCCCTCACTCCCCACTTCCTGCAAATGCAGCTGCAGAAATGTGAGATCCTCCAATCAGATTCACGCTGTAAGGACTATCTGGTTAAGATCTTTCAAGACCTCACCCTGCACAAGCCCACCCAGGTGATGCCCTGCCGGGCACCCAAGGTGGGCCAGCTCATCTACACAGCAGGAGGCTACTTCCGCCAATCATTGAGCTACCTGGAGGCCTACAACCCTTGTGATGGCACTTGGCTCCGTCTTGCAGACCTACAGGTGCCTCGAAGTGGCCTGGCAGGCTGTGTGGTGGGTGGCCTGCTGTATGCCGTGGGGGGCAGGAACAATTCCCCAGATGGCAATACAGACTCCAATGCCCTGGACTGCTACAATCCTATGACTAATCAGTGGTCCCCCTGTGCACCCATGAGTGTGCCCCGGAATCGTATTGGTGTTGGTGTCATCGATGGCCTCATCTATGCAGTTGGGGGCTCCCATGGCTGCATTCACCACAACAGTGTGGAGAG GTACGAGCCAGAACGGGATGAATGGCACTTGGTAGCCCCGATGCTGACACAGAGGATCGGTGTGGGAGTGGCTGTTCTGAATCGTCTCCTTTATGCAGTCGGTGGCTTCGATGGGACAAACCGTCTCAATTCTGCTGAGTGTTACTACCCGGAAAGGAACGAGTGGCGGATGATTGCCCCTATGAACACCATCCGAAGTGGGGCAG GAGTCTGTGCTCTCAACAATTGCATCTATGCTACAGGAGGCTACGATGGCACTGACCAGTTGAACAGTATGGAAAGATATGATGTGGAAACAGAGACCTGGACTTTTGTGGCCCCCATGAAGCATCGGCGGAGTGCACTGGGGGTCACTGTACACCAGGGAAAGATCTATGTTCTTG GTGGATATGATGGACACACATTTCTGGACAGTGTGGAATGCTATGACCCAGCCACAGACACATGGAGTGAAGTGACACATATGACCTCTGGCCGAAGTGGGGTAGGGGTGGCTGTGACCATGGAGCCTTGTCGAAAGCAGATTGACCAACAGAACTGCACCTGTTAA
- the S1PR5 gene encoding sphingosine 1-phosphate receptor 5 — translation MEAPPAALGSEVIALHYNYTGKLNGARYDPNGGLRADAIAFLAVCGVIVLENLAVLLVLWRHKKFHAPMYLLLGSLTLSDLLAGAAYTANILLSGARTLHLSPALWFAREGGVFVTLAASVLSLLAIALERHLTMSGRRPAPAQRRGRTLLLAGAAWLLSLLLGLLPGLGWNCLGRLAQCSTVLPLYAKPYVLFCVLAFLAILVTIFALYARIYWQVRANARRWQLRAAAGGPRRLPKPLALLRTVTVVLLAFVVCWGPLFSLLLLDVACPARACPLLLQADYFLGLAMANSLLNPIIYTLTSRDLRRALLLLCRCGPLGAGPGRGEGAAGGRRGLQRTLEGSTSKSERSSNRAEGPDTSVSTGNATPSRAPLRCLLPKPAD, via the coding sequence ATGGAGGCGCCCCCGGCCGCGCTGGGGAGCGAGGTGATCGCGCTGCACTACAACTACACGGGCAAGCTGAATGGGGCGCGCTACGACCCGAACGGGGGCCTGCGCGCCGATGCCATCGCCTTCCTGGCGGTGTGCGGCGTCATCGTCCTGGAGAACCTGGCGGTCCTGCTGGTCCTCTGGCGCCACAAGAAGTTCCACGCGCCCATGTACCTGCTGCTGGGCAGCCTGACGCTGTCCGACCTGTTGGCCGGCGCCGCCTACACCGCCAACATCCTGCTGTCCGGGGCCCGCACCTTGCACCTGTCGCCCGCTCTCTGGTTCGCCCGGGAGGGAGGCGTCTTCGTCACGCTGGCCGCCTCGGTGCTCAGCCTGCTCGCCATAGCGCTGGAGCGCCACCTGACCATGAGCGGCCGCCGGCCCGCGCCCGCCCAGCGCCGGGGCCGCACGCTGCTGCTGGCCGGGGCCGCCTGGCTGCTGTCGCTGCTGCTCGGGCTCCTCCCCGGCCTCGGCTGGAACTGCCTGGGCCGCCTGGCCCAGTGCTCCACGGTGCTCCCCCTCTACGCCAAGCCCTACGTCCTCTTCTGCGTGCTGGCCTTCCTGGCCATCCTGGTGACCATCTTCGCGCTCTACGCGCGCATCTACTGGCAGGTGCGGGCCAACGCGCGCAGGTGGCAGCTGCGGGCCGCGGCCGGAGGGCCCCGCCGCCTGCCCAAGCCCCTGGCGCTGCTGCGCACCGTCACCGTGGTGCTGCTGGCCTTCGTCGTGTGCTGGGGCCCGCTCTTCTCGCTGCTGCTGCTGGACGTGGCCTGCCCGGCCCGGGCCTGCCCGCTGCTCCTGCAGGCGGACTACTTCCTGGGGCTGGCCATGGCCAACTCGCTGCTCAACCCCATCATCTACACGCTCACCAGCCGGGACCTGCGCCGCGCGCTGCTGCTCCTGTGCCGCTGCGGCCCCctgggcgcggggccggggcgcggCGAGGGCGCGGCGGGTGGGCGCCGCGGGCTGCAGCGCACGCTCGAGGGCAGCACCAGCAAGTCAGAGCGCTCCTCCAACCGCGCGGAGGGGCCGGACACCAGCGTCTCCACCGGCAACGCCACGCCCTCGCGCGCGCCCCTTCGCTGCCTGCTGCCCAAGCCCGCCGACTGA